In a single window of the Streptacidiphilus sp. P02-A3a genome:
- a CDS encoding phosphotriesterase, whose product MTSAPQRTAAPATVRTVLGDIPADELGVCDSHDHLFFRSLRFPAEEVMDDVAAATAELRSYAELGGRTLVQWTPFGLGRRPARLAQVSRATGVHVVAATGLHQEAHYPPGVVRRALEDGLTELFVRELTEGMADPRSEAEADADSEADPSRGTDAGTAPAAAPVRAGMIKVAGAFHVLDAHARTVMAAAAAAHHATGAPIGVHLEHGTAGADVLDLLCDHLSVPPDRVLLGHLNRFPESRLHRDLADRGAFLSFDGPSPANQATDWRLLDALNHLLKAGHAGQLLLGGDTTTARARASTGGGPGVPYLLRRLRPSLEREFGPAVAEQLLVANPARAFAVRWPGGKPAGMPAENT is encoded by the coding sequence GTGACCAGCGCTCCGCAGCGCACCGCCGCCCCGGCGACGGTGCGAACCGTCCTCGGCGACATCCCGGCCGACGAGCTGGGCGTCTGCGACTCGCATGACCACCTGTTCTTCCGCAGCCTGCGCTTCCCCGCCGAGGAGGTGATGGACGACGTGGCCGCGGCGACCGCCGAACTGCGCTCCTACGCCGAGCTCGGCGGGCGCACCCTGGTCCAGTGGACGCCCTTCGGCCTCGGCCGCAGGCCCGCACGGCTGGCTCAGGTCTCCCGGGCCACCGGGGTACACGTGGTCGCGGCCACCGGTCTGCACCAGGAGGCGCACTATCCGCCCGGGGTGGTCCGCCGCGCCCTGGAGGACGGCCTGACCGAGCTGTTCGTCCGCGAGCTGACCGAGGGCATGGCCGACCCGCGGTCGGAGGCCGAGGCCGACGCCGACAGTGAGGCCGACCCAAGCAGGGGCACGGACGCCGGTACCGCGCCCGCTGCCGCGCCGGTCCGGGCCGGGATGATCAAGGTCGCCGGAGCCTTCCACGTCCTGGACGCACACGCCCGCACGGTGATGGCCGCCGCCGCCGCGGCCCACCACGCCACCGGCGCTCCGATCGGCGTCCACCTGGAGCACGGCACGGCCGGAGCCGACGTGCTGGACCTGCTCTGCGACCATCTGTCGGTGCCGCCGGACCGGGTGCTGCTCGGGCACCTGAACCGCTTTCCCGAGTCCCGGCTGCATCGGGACCTCGCCGACCGGGGCGCGTTCCTCAGCTTTGACGGTCCGTCACCCGCCAACCAGGCCACGGACTGGCGGCTGCTGGACGCGCTGAACCACCTGCTGAAGGCGGGCCACGCCGGGCAGTTGCTGCTCGGCGGGGACACCACCACCGCCCGCGCCCGGGCGTCCACCGGCGGCGGTCCCGGCGTCCCCTACCTGCTCCGGCGGCTGCGTCCGAGCCTGGAGCGGGAGTTCGGCCCGGCGGTGGCGGAGCAACTGCTGGTCGCGAACCCGGCCCGGGCGTTCGCCGTCCGCTGGCCCGGCGGAAAGCCCGCCGGAATGCCCGCCGAAAATACCTGA
- a CDS encoding anti-sigma factor domain-containing protein, which produces MTTADLHTLTGVYALHALSDRESAEFDRHLAVCPACTVEVRELRETAARLALAAAETPPPEFRARVLTAVSQVRQLPPLVPDSATPGSPWRRWRQRLPQLALAACLVVALVAVGVAVDVGHQLTRQRSLTATAQQQAATLSQLLAAPDAAFHSGQLTGGGTSTVVSSARLGQVAFVYHDLPGLADGKVYELWYSRGGVMVPAGLVDSSPSGGAKLLNGSPGGAAGVGVTVEPAGGSPRPTTAPILLAPLPQA; this is translated from the coding sequence GTGACCACCGCCGACCTGCACACGCTGACCGGGGTCTACGCGCTGCACGCGCTCTCCGACCGCGAGTCGGCGGAGTTCGACCGGCACCTGGCGGTCTGCCCCGCCTGCACCGTGGAGGTGCGGGAACTGCGCGAGACCGCCGCCCGGCTCGCCCTGGCGGCAGCCGAGACCCCGCCGCCGGAGTTCCGCGCGCGGGTGCTCACCGCCGTCTCCCAGGTCCGCCAACTGCCGCCGCTGGTACCGGACTCGGCCACTCCCGGCTCGCCCTGGCGGCGGTGGCGGCAGCGGCTGCCGCAACTGGCCCTGGCCGCCTGCCTGGTGGTGGCGCTGGTCGCGGTCGGCGTGGCGGTCGACGTCGGCCACCAGTTGACCCGGCAGCGCTCGCTCACGGCCACCGCGCAGCAGCAGGCGGCGACCCTCAGCCAGCTGCTGGCCGCCCCCGACGCCGCTTTCCACAGCGGGCAGTTGACCGGCGGCGGTACCAGTACCGTGGTCTCCTCGGCCCGGCTCGGCCAGGTCGCCTTCGTCTACCACGACCTGCCCGGCCTGGCGGACGGCAAGGTGTACGAACTCTGGTACAGCCGGGGCGGGGTGATGGTGCCCGCCGGACTGGTCGACTCGTCGCCGTCGGGCGGCGCGAAGCTGCTCAACGGGTCCCCGGGCGGAGCGGCCGGGGTCGGCGTCACGGTGGAGCCCGCAGGCGGCTCGCCGAGGCCGACGACCGCCCCGATCCTGCTGGCGCCGCTGCCACAGGCCTGA